The DNA segment CGGGGCTTGCGCGGTAAAGAACGCGCTGCAAACCCAGGTCGCTTGAAACAGAACGAGATTAATAATCCAAAACCGTTTCATCTTTTGCTCCAAAGTAACGAGGTTTTCTAGCAACTAAGTGATGAGTACTGATCACGCGCTCTTTGAATGCACCTTCACAGTAGCAGAAATAAAAGATCCACAAGCGCTTAAACTCTTCTGAATAGCCGAGAGACTCTAACTCTTCCCAACTGTTTTCAAAGGCAACGTTCCAGTCGTTAAGAGTACGAGCATAGTGTAGACCGATGTCATCGATTTCTTGAACCACAAGGTCAGTGCTGGTGGCAAGGTGTTGAGTCATCACGGCTACCGAAGGTAAACAACCACCGGGGAAGATGTACTTCTGAATAAAGTCGACGCCTTTGCGGTATTTATCATAACGACTGTCGGCAATGGTAATCGCTTGAATCAGCATTTTGCCTGATGGTTTCAACAGTGAAGAACATTTCTCAAAGAAGGTCTGTAGATACTCATGCCCAACCGCTTCTATCATCTCGATAGACACCAACTTGTCGTATTGGCCTGACAGATTTCGGTAATCTTCTTTAAGCAAAGTGATCTTGTCGGTTAAGCCGAGCGCTTTGACTCGCTGTTCTGCCAGCTCGTGCTGAGCATCTGAAATGGTCGTGGTCGTAACGTGGCACCCGTAGTGCTGTGCCATGAATATCGCTAATCCGCCCCAGCCTGTGCCTATCTCGACCACGTTATCGTTCTCTGACAACTCTAATCGCTCACAGATGGTTTTCATTTTGTTTTGCTGAGCTTTGGATAGGGTTTCTGCTTCTTCGCTGTAGATAGCGGAAGAGTATTGCATCGAGCTGTCTAAGAAGCGCTCGTACAGTTCGTTGCCAATATCGTAGTGAGCAAGAATATTTCGCTTAGAGCCTTGCTCGGTGTTGGCATTCTTACGACGCAGCAATAGGTTTTTGATGCGAGAAATCCATTGTGTTTTATCGTCAAGCTCGTCGAGTTGAGATTGATTTCGAGCCATTATTTGAATCACTTTGGTGAGGTCTGGGCTTGTCCATTTGCCGTCAATGTAGGCTTCGGAAGCTCCAATACTGCCGTCAATCACGACATCTCTAAAAAAGGTTGCATCGTGAATCACGATTCTACCTTTCAAGTCTGCTTCTCGATCGCCGAACACCGAATGCTGATCGCGCTCAATAATCTCAAGCGTCGCGAATTGCAGGCTTTCTAGAACCTTAAAGATTAAAGCTCGATATTTACAGTTGCTTGAAACAGCAACGGATTTAGCTTGTTGTTCAATGTTGTTGTTTTGTTTGGCAAGCTGTTCCATGTAAACCTCGCTGATAACTCATTCTAATATTTTGTGCCAACTAAGCTGGGTTGTGCCCCTTAGTTGGAGCGAACCCAAGCTTGGGTCGAGTTCTATTATTTAGTTGCTGTGAAGACACTTAAGATGTTGAGTCTGGATGCCCCACAAACGGTACTTTTTTCAGGAATAATTTGAGAGCCTGATAATAAATGCCCATCACGACTTTCATCGTCATCGCCGGAATCTTAAATACCGTTCGTCTAATGTTTGTCTTGGTTACTGACTGTTTCGTCAGAGCCAGTGTCGCATCGAAAAGCTTGTCGTCTCGGCGGCTTTCGATATGAACTAACGTGCGTTTCGCTGGTGGCTTAATCTTCCAAAAATAAGTCATATTCAAATCCATGAATGGCGAAACGTGAAACTCTTTCTTAACCTTTAATTCTTGGTGCATGTCGATCAGGTAGTAATGTCGTTGGCGCCAAGGCGTGTTACTCACTTCTGCCAACATGTACTTACAATCTCCAGTTTCGTCGTAACAGAAGAAACAGTTGATTGGGCTGAAGTAGATGCCTAAACAGCGGCACTGAGCCAGCATCATCACACGGTTTGAATCAGGCCAAACCCCACCAAGTTGTTGCACTTTGGAAGCTATACGTTGCTTAAGTGATTTTGGTTCATACGTGGTGACATTTTCTTTTTTTTCAGCGAGATAATCCGATTCGACAAACCGAATCGGGTTGTACCATCGAGTTCCGAACAGCGCACTACGCGCTGTGGTTTGGGGCAGTTCATCAAGATCCAACCCCATCATATACAGCTGATAGCTAAACTCATGAGTGATGTCGCCAAAGCGGCGGTGTCTGACGTTGCCCCAATAGATACCGCTGAGCTCTTCACTCTTTTCGGATGCGATCTCCATTTCGGATGTCAGGGTTTGACTGTTCATAGCGCTGAACTCGTACTCAAATCTAAACCGAAGCGTTTGGTCACATCGAGTGCACTGTGGACACCGTCTTCATGGAAGCCGTTGTACCAGTACGCGCCGGCGAAGTGCGTCTGGTTTTTGCCACAAATCTGCTCACGCTTGTGCTGAGCTTCGACTGTGTTCGAGTCAAGTACCGGGTGATGATAAACAAAGCTGCGAATGATTTTTTCTGGGTCGATGGCTTCGCTTTGATTCAAGGTGACACAGAAGGTGTCTTGGCTTTCGATGCCTTGCAGAATGTTCATGTTGTAAGTCACACAGGCAGGTCGTTTACTGTCGCCATCCAACATGTAGTTCCAACTTGCCCATGCAAGCTTTCTGTCTGGTAACAATCGGGTATCAGTGTGCAGAACCACTTCATTGCGGCTGTATGGGATTTCGCCTAGAACCTGTTGCTCTTGCTCGGTCGCATCGCCGAGTAAACGTAACGCTTGGTCTGAGTGACAAGCAAATATCACTTCGTCGAAGTCTTGTGTAGCGCCATCTTCAAATTCAATCGTGATGCCCGCTTCATGGCGAGTGACTTGTTTGATCGATGTGTTCAAAGCGACGGATTTGTTCAAACCTGAAAGGATAATTTCAACGTAAGAACGCGACCCTTTAGGAATTACATACCATTGTGGACGGTTCGCGATGTCGAGTAGCCCGTGGTTGTAGAAGAATTGAATAAAGAATTTAAGCTCAAATTCTTCCATCTCCTCTAGGCTTGTCGACCAAATTGCTGCGCCCATCGGTAGGATGTAATGCTGGCTGAAAAAGTCGGAAAACTGGTTTTCACGTAGGAAATTGCCAAGGGTTACGTCTGGTGTGAATTCATTACTTTCAAACTGAGCCTTACACAGTTTGTTGAACTTTAGAATGTCAGAGACTAAAGACCAAAATTGAGGTTTGAAAATATTACTTCGTTGAGCAAACAGAGAGTTGATGCTGTGGCCGTTGTATTCGAATTTAGTGGTGGTGTTGTGGACGCTGAAACTCATCTCAGTCGGTTGCCTTTCGACACCGAGTTGTTCTAGAAGCTGATTGAAATTCGGGTAGGTTCGATCGTTGAATACGATGAAACCTGTATCTATCGAAAACGCCGAGCCTTGATGTTCAATATCAACGGTGGCGGTGTGCCCCCCAACATAATCGTTCTTTTCGAATACGGTCACGTCGTGGTGCTTATCTAATATGTGTGCGCAAGTGAGTCCAGAGATACCTGACCCAATAATGGCGATTTTCTTCATTGTTATACCATCCTTGAAGCGAGTTTTTGCCAAACTGGAGTTGGAAGCATTCTTAGTAGCTTCATCAACATGATGAATCGTCTTGGGAAATCGATTTCACTCTTTCCTTGAGCAATCCCGTTTACGATTCGCTGAGTTGCGGCCTCACTACTAATAATCATAGGCATAGAGAAAGTATTTCGCTCGGTTAATGGCGTTTCAACAAAGCCTGGGTGCACAATTGAGACATGAATATTGTGCTCGGCCAGATCAACCGACAGTGTTCTGCCCAAGTAGGTGAGGGCTGCCTTTGAAGCGCCATAAGCCTCGGCTCTTGGCAAAGGTAAAAAGCTGGCGCTGGAGCTTACTAAAACCAAACGGCCGCCGGGCTTGATGTTTTTTAGCCAGGCTTTAAGGGCGTAGCCAATTGAAATTAGATTGATGTTGATGACGCGCTCGAAAAGCTCAGCATCAAAATTCACTGGGTCGTTGATGTATTCACAATCACCCGCATTTAAAATCAGCAGATCGAGCGGCTTGTCTTGGTCGAGCTCTGGGAAGTTGTGGTAATCGGTTAAGTCGAAACAGAGCGGCGTAATGGATGAATGCGCGATGTCTGTCTCGTGAGAATCAACCAAGGCTTGCAGTTTGTCTGGGTTACGGCCACACGCAATTACCTGATGCCCTTGTTGAGCGTAATCGATAGCGAGTGATTGGCCGATACCTGAGGTCGCGCCTGTGATCATAATACGCATTATTGGCTCGCTCTCTTTTTGATGGATTTGATGGCGCAGCCCAGAACTGGAATGTGTTCGTACAACATAGAGCCGACATCAAGATAGTCTCTGTGATAGACCACTTGACCGTCGAGCATCTTGAGGTGGCTGTGTCCTTGCACTTCGATCGGCTTTTGACCGTTCAGCTGCTTATGAGAAAATTGCATCGTCCAATACACCGAAGCTTCGTCTTTCACTTCGAAAGTGTGCTCGATATGGAAGTAACAGCTCGTTACCTGGGTGTAGAGGTTCTCAAAGTAGTGCGTAAGCGCCGAAATACCGCTGACATGATGCAGCGGGTCTTGGAATTCAATATCAGGGTGATAAACCGTCTTAAGCACGTCGAAATTGTCGGTTCCGAGTTCTCGATACATGTTGAGAAAGTTATCAAGCCATAGAGAGTTATCCATAATATTCACTCTAATTATTTGAAGAAGGCTAAGGCTCTCAATCGTGCTTCTTTGTGCTCAACGATGGGTTGCCAGTATTCGCTGTCTATTCCGTTTTTAGCGATAAAGTCATGTGGGAAATGAACATGTTTATCTGGGATGTTTTGCAGCTCTGGTATGTACTTACGAATAAAAATTCCTTTTGGATCAAACTTTTCACTCTGAGTGATTGGATTGAAAATTCGAAAGTAAGGTTGAGCATCACAGCCAGTACTTGAGGCCCACTGCCAGCCACCATTATTCGCGCTGAAATCACCATCGATAAGGTGCGACATAAAGAAACGCTCACCCCAACGCCAATCGATCAGCAGGTGC comes from the Vibrio splendidus genome and includes:
- a CDS encoding SAM-dependent methyltransferase gives rise to the protein MEQLAKQNNNIEQQAKSVAVSSNCKYRALIFKVLESLQFATLEIIERDQHSVFGDREADLKGRIVIHDATFFRDVVIDGSIGASEAYIDGKWTSPDLTKVIQIMARNQSQLDELDDKTQWISRIKNLLLRRKNANTEQGSKRNILAHYDIGNELYERFLDSSMQYSSAIYSEEAETLSKAQQNKMKTICERLELSENDNVVEIGTGWGGLAIFMAQHYGCHVTTTTISDAQHELAEQRVKALGLTDKITLLKEDYRNLSGQYDKLVSIEMIEAVGHEYLQTFFEKCSSLLKPSGKMLIQAITIADSRYDKYRKGVDFIQKYIFPGGCLPSVAVMTQHLATSTDLVVQEIDDIGLHYARTLNDWNVAFENSWEELESLGYSEEFKRLWIFYFCYCEGAFKERVISTHHLVARKPRYFGAKDETVLDY
- a CDS encoding DUF1365 domain-containing protein codes for the protein MNSQTLTSEMEIASEKSEELSGIYWGNVRHRRFGDITHEFSYQLYMMGLDLDELPQTTARSALFGTRWYNPIRFVESDYLAEKKENVTTYEPKSLKQRIASKVQQLGGVWPDSNRVMMLAQCRCLGIYFSPINCFFCYDETGDCKYMLAEVSNTPWRQRHYYLIDMHQELKVKKEFHVSPFMDLNMTYFWKIKPPAKRTLVHIESRRDDKLFDATLALTKQSVTKTNIRRTVFKIPAMTMKVVMGIYYQALKLFLKKVPFVGHPDSTS
- a CDS encoding NAD(P)/FAD-dependent oxidoreductase — encoded protein: MKKIAIIGSGISGLTCAHILDKHHDVTVFEKNDYVGGHTATVDIEHQGSAFSIDTGFIVFNDRTYPNFNQLLEQLGVERQPTEMSFSVHNTTTKFEYNGHSINSLFAQRSNIFKPQFWSLVSDILKFNKLCKAQFESNEFTPDVTLGNFLRENQFSDFFSQHYILPMGAAIWSTSLEEMEEFELKFFIQFFYNHGLLDIANRPQWYVIPKGSRSYVEIILSGLNKSVALNTSIKQVTRHEAGITIEFEDGATQDFDEVIFACHSDQALRLLGDATEQEQQVLGEIPYSRNEVVLHTDTRLLPDRKLAWASWNYMLDGDSKRPACVTYNMNILQGIESQDTFCVTLNQSEAIDPEKIIRSFVYHHPVLDSNTVEAQHKREQICGKNQTHFAGAYWYNGFHEDGVHSALDVTKRFGLDLSTSSAL
- a CDS encoding SDR family NAD(P)-dependent oxidoreductase, whose amino-acid sequence is MRIMITGATSGIGQSLAIDYAQQGHQVIACGRNPDKLQALVDSHETDIAHSSITPLCFDLTDYHNFPELDQDKPLDLLILNAGDCEYINDPVNFDAELFERVININLISIGYALKAWLKNIKPGGRLVLVSSSASFLPLPRAEAYGASKAALTYLGRTLSVDLAEHNIHVSIVHPGFVETPLTERNTFSMPMIISSEAATQRIVNGIAQGKSEIDFPRRFIMLMKLLRMLPTPVWQKLASRMV
- a CDS encoding nuclear transport factor 2 family protein, translating into MDNSLWLDNFLNMYRELGTDNFDVLKTVYHPDIEFQDPLHHVSGISALTHYFENLYTQVTSCYFHIEHTFEVKDEASVYWTMQFSHKQLNGQKPIEVQGHSHLKMLDGQVVYHRDYLDVGSMLYEHIPVLGCAIKSIKKRASQ